One Haloplanus vescus DNA window includes the following coding sequences:
- a CDS encoding molybdopterin biosynthesis protein, with amino-acid sequence MSDRREFRDLASPAEAREAIDSLDLSPADETVSLDEARGRVLAGRIDAALDVPGFDRASMDGYAVRARDTFGADEADPAVLDQIGAVHAGAEPDVEVTEGTCAEISTGAVMPPGADAVVKVERTDEVDAGVAIRTSVAPGDAVMVAGADVAAGSRALGPGTLLTPREIGLLSALGVDEVPVRGRPTVGIVSTGDELVRPGGDLNSDAGQIYDVNSYTIAAGVEEAGGEAVLYPHAGDDYDEMERLLVEAAEECDLVLSSGSTSASAVDVIYRVIETEGDLLLHGVSVKPGKPMLVGRLDDSAYIGLPGYPVSALTIFQTFVAPAIREAAALPEPRTATVEGEMAVQERYGEGRTRLMPVGLVDDADGTRLVYPVDKGSGATTSLVEADGVVEVDADTAYLAAGEQVTVQLFSPDVRPPALFGVGEDDPALSRLLDHVSQPRYLDVGSRQGRRRLRDGVPDVAVVSGPSDRDLDAVELGGWTREWGLVVPPGNPDDVDGLADLVDRDLRFVNRAVDAGLRASLDAELERLADERDTDRRDLTDAIDGYDLTVKGFESPARKVLAGDAAVGLGLRETAETLDCGFVPLGTESVTVLADPDRAAKPGVESLQQALDTRLDDVVDSLSGYDA; translated from the coding sequence ATGAGCGACCGCCGCGAGTTCCGTGACCTCGCCTCGCCCGCCGAGGCCCGCGAGGCCATCGACAGCCTCGACCTCTCGCCCGCCGACGAGACGGTCTCCCTCGACGAGGCGCGGGGGCGCGTCCTCGCCGGGCGAATCGACGCCGCCCTCGACGTGCCGGGGTTCGACCGCGCGAGCATGGACGGCTACGCCGTCCGCGCCCGCGACACCTTCGGCGCCGACGAGGCGGACCCCGCCGTCCTCGACCAGATTGGTGCCGTCCACGCCGGCGCCGAACCCGACGTGGAGGTCACCGAGGGGACCTGTGCCGAAATCTCGACCGGCGCGGTGATGCCCCCGGGCGCCGACGCCGTCGTGAAAGTCGAGCGCACCGACGAAGTCGACGCGGGCGTCGCCATCCGCACCTCCGTCGCCCCCGGCGACGCCGTGATGGTCGCGGGCGCGGACGTGGCCGCCGGGTCGCGTGCGCTCGGTCCCGGCACACTCCTCACGCCCCGCGAAATCGGCCTGCTGTCGGCGCTGGGCGTCGACGAGGTGCCCGTCCGCGGGCGCCCGACGGTCGGCATCGTCTCGACCGGCGACGAACTCGTCCGCCCGGGCGGCGACCTGAACAGTGACGCCGGCCAGATTTACGACGTGAACTCCTACACCATCGCCGCGGGCGTCGAGGAGGCGGGCGGCGAAGCCGTCCTCTACCCCCACGCCGGCGACGACTACGACGAGATGGAACGCCTCCTCGTCGAGGCCGCCGAGGAGTGTGACCTCGTCCTCTCCTCCGGGTCCACCTCCGCCAGCGCCGTCGACGTCATCTATCGCGTCATCGAGACCGAGGGCGACCTCCTCCTGCACGGCGTCTCCGTCAAACCCGGCAAGCCGATGCTCGTCGGCCGCCTCGACGACTCGGCGTACATCGGCCTGCCCGGCTACCCCGTCTCCGCGCTCACCATCTTCCAGACGTTCGTCGCACCCGCCATCCGCGAGGCTGCGGCGCTCCCGGAGCCACGGACCGCGACCGTCGAGGGCGAGATGGCCGTACAGGAACGCTACGGCGAGGGCCGCACCCGACTCATGCCCGTCGGCCTCGTTGACGACGCCGACGGCACCCGTCTCGTCTACCCCGTCGACAAGGGGAGCGGCGCGACGACGAGTCTGGTCGAAGCCGACGGCGTGGTCGAAGTCGACGCCGACACGGCCTACCTCGCCGCCGGAGAGCAGGTGACGGTCCAACTCTTCTCGCCCGACGTGCGCCCGCCTGCCCTCTTCGGCGTCGGCGAGGACGACCCCGCGCTCTCGCGCTTGCTCGATCACGTCTCCCAGCCCCGTTACCTCGACGTGGGGAGTCGTCAGGGTCGGCGGCGCCTCCGCGACGGCGTGCCCGACGTGGCCGTCGTCTCCGGCCCCTCGGACCGCGACCTCGATGCCGTCGAACTCGGCGGGTGGACCCGCGAGTGGGGCCTCGTCGTCCCGCCCGGCAACCCCGACGACGTGGACGGCCTCGCCGACCTCGTGGACCGCGACCTCCGGTTCGTCAATCGCGCCGTCGACGCCGGCCTGCGCGCCAGCCTCGACGCCGAACTCGAACGACTGGCCGACGAACGCGACACGGACCGCCGCGACCTGACCGACGCCATCGACGGCTACGACCTGACAGTCAAGGGCTTCGAGAGCCCCGCGCGCAAGGTGCTCGCCGGCGACGCCGCGGTCGGCCTCGGCCTCCGGGAGACGGCGGAGACGCTCGACTGTGGCTTCGTCCCTCTCGGCACCGAGTCCGTCACCGTCTTGGCCGACCCCGACCGGGCGGCCAAGCCCGGCGTCGAATCACTCCAGCAGGCGCTCGACACCCGTCTTGACGACGTGGTGGATTCGCTGTCGGGCTACGACGCCTGA
- a CDS encoding HAD family hydrolase has protein sequence MVAHAYDFWLFDLDGTLVDVDPDYADAVFDRVGDQLGRSFSEREVEVLWHGLSGERTPQLREWGIDPEAFWAALHEAEDPTERAEATFLHDDADFVADLDRPVGLVTHCQEYLVDPVLDQLDIRDWFDTVVSCTHDIGWKPDPAPVYLAMSDLNVGDDATGVLAGDGPNDIGAAWNAGLDGIHVERHDPQRRGRCVLGDYRVQSFDELRRAARVASD, from the coding sequence ATGGTCGCACACGCCTACGACTTCTGGCTGTTCGACCTCGACGGGACGCTGGTGGACGTCGACCCCGACTACGCCGATGCGGTGTTCGACCGCGTGGGAGACCAGTTGGGGCGCTCCTTCTCCGAGCGCGAGGTCGAAGTGCTCTGGCACGGCCTGTCGGGGGAGCGAACGCCGCAGCTGCGCGAGTGGGGCATCGACCCCGAGGCGTTCTGGGCGGCGCTCCACGAGGCCGAAGACCCGACGGAACGCGCCGAGGCAACCTTCCTCCACGACGACGCCGACTTCGTCGCCGACCTCGACCGACCGGTCGGCCTCGTCACGCACTGTCAGGAGTATCTGGTCGACCCGGTGCTCGACCAACTCGACATCCGCGACTGGTTCGACACGGTCGTCTCCTGCACCCACGACATCGGGTGGAAGCCCGATCCCGCGCCGGTGTATCTGGCCATGTCCGACCTGAACGTCGGCGACGACGCCACGGGCGTCCTCGCGGGGGACGGCCCGAACGACATCGGCGCGGCGTGGAACGCCGGCCTCGACGGCATCCACGTCGAACGCCACGACCCGCAGCGACGCGGTCGCTGCGTGCTCGGTGACTATCGCGTCCAATCGTTCGACGAACTGCGACGCGCGGCCCGCGTCGCGAGCGACTGA
- the lwrS gene encoding LWR-salt protein, translating into MNAAYVFRVTFELDASGVAADPDTFETVVRKPAAEPDTDDWRFFEAACWRGEASDEAHLRSLAEDWLGVPVRDVTFSELRADEAYLDALRDAIAESDAFDDTPQQVLHAHLGSSIRVES; encoded by the coding sequence ATGAACGCCGCGTACGTCTTCCGGGTCACCTTCGAACTCGACGCGTCGGGCGTCGCCGCCGACCCCGACACCTTCGAGACGGTGGTGCGAAAGCCCGCCGCCGAACCGGACACCGACGACTGGCGTTTCTTCGAGGCGGCGTGTTGGCGCGGCGAGGCGAGCGACGAGGCACATCTCCGGTCGCTGGCCGAAGACTGGCTCGGCGTCCCCGTTCGGGACGTGACGTTCAGCGAGTTGCGCGCCGACGAGGCGTATCTCGACGCGCTTCGGGACGCCATCGCGGAGAGCGACGCCTTCGACGACACCCCCCAGCAGGTGTTGCACGCCCACCTCGGGAGTTCGATTCGCGTCGAATCGTAG
- a CDS encoding 4a-hydroxytetrahydrobiopterin dehydratase: protein MADTLDDDEIDRQLPDGWERDGDEIVRVYPFDDYLDGVTFATHVGEVADEEFHHPEIRIRYDEVEVRLTSHEAGGITETDIRLANLFDDERA from the coding sequence ATGGCCGACACGCTTGACGACGACGAAATCGACCGCCAACTCCCCGATGGGTGGGAGCGCGACGGCGACGAAATCGTCCGCGTCTACCCCTTCGACGACTACCTTGACGGCGTCACCTTCGCCACCCACGTCGGCGAGGTGGCCGACGAGGAGTTCCACCACCCCGAGATTCGCATCCGCTACGACGAGGTGGAGGTCCGACTCACGAGCCACGAAGCGGGCGGTATCACCGAGACGGACATCCGCCTCGCCAACCTGTTCGACGACGAACGCGCATGA
- the hemA gene encoding glutamyl-tRNA reductase, with product MTTGVIRGVTVAHQRATVDEIESATTADEETAVRDLLTRDGVDEAFALQTCNRAEVYVVAESAAAGRAALDDFAPDLRDGAVHEMDHETSLRHLMRVAAGLESLVLGEDQIIGQLRSAFETARGAGGIGPVLDPAITKALHVGERARTETQINEGVVSLGSAAVELAARQRRLRGATALVVGAGEMGRIAARAFDDAGVSTLVIANRTVSKATSLADEVDADASAVPLDATADAATTADVLVTATNSPDPVLDGDDLDDAGSTLVIDLAQPRDVAPSVSSLDDVDAYDIDSLEAITDETREQRREAAAAVEEMIDDELDRLLDSFKRQQADEAISTMYESAELVKERELRTALSRLEAQGEVTEAQRETVEDLADALVGQLLAAPTKSLRDAAAEDDWTTIQTALDLFDPEFGDDSQPPAADRPREGMDGERPPHAVDRVGDE from the coding sequence GTGACGACGGGAGTCATTCGTGGCGTGACCGTCGCTCACCAGCGCGCGACGGTCGACGAGATCGAGTCGGCGACGACGGCCGACGAGGAGACGGCTGTCCGCGATTTGCTGACCCGAGACGGCGTCGACGAGGCGTTCGCCCTCCAAACCTGTAACCGTGCGGAAGTGTACGTCGTCGCCGAATCGGCCGCCGCTGGCCGGGCGGCGCTCGACGACTTCGCGCCGGACCTTCGCGACGGCGCGGTCCACGAGATGGACCACGAGACGAGTCTCCGGCACCTGATGCGCGTCGCCGCAGGGCTGGAATCGCTCGTCCTCGGCGAAGACCAGATCATCGGTCAACTGCGCTCGGCCTTCGAGACGGCGCGGGGCGCCGGCGGCATCGGCCCCGTCCTCGACCCCGCCATCACGAAGGCGCTACACGTGGGCGAGCGAGCGCGGACGGAGACACAGATAAACGAAGGCGTCGTCTCGCTCGGGAGCGCGGCGGTCGAACTCGCCGCCCGACAGCGCCGGCTTCGGGGCGCGACGGCGCTCGTCGTCGGCGCGGGCGAGATGGGTCGCATTGCCGCCCGCGCGTTCGACGATGCGGGCGTGTCGACGCTCGTCATCGCCAACCGGACGGTGTCGAAGGCCACCAGCCTCGCCGACGAGGTGGACGCGGACGCGAGCGCGGTTCCGCTCGACGCGACGGCCGACGCCGCCACCACGGCTGACGTCCTCGTCACCGCGACGAACAGCCCCGACCCGGTGCTCGATGGCGACGACCTCGACGACGCCGGGTCGACGCTGGTCATCGACCTCGCACAGCCCCGAGACGTGGCGCCGTCGGTGAGCAGTCTGGACGACGTGGACGCCTACGACATCGACTCGCTGGAGGCCATCACCGACGAGACGCGGGAACAGCGCCGGGAGGCCGCGGCCGCCGTCGAGGAGATGATCGACGACGAACTCGACCGCCTGCTCGACTCGTTCAAGCGCCAGCAGGCCGACGAAGCCATCAGCACGATGTACGAGAGCGCCGAGCTCGTCAAGGAACGCGAGCTGCGGACCGCGCTCTCCCGTCTCGAAGCACAGGGCGAGGTGACCGAGGCGCAACGCGAGACGGTCGAGGACCTCGCCGACGCCCTCGTCGGACAGTTGCTCGCGGCGCCGACGAAGAGCCTCCGCGACGCCGCCGCCGAGGACGACTGGACGACGATTCAGACCGCACTCGACCTGTTCGACCCCGAGTTCGGCGACGACTCACAGCCGCCGGCGGCCGACCGCCCCCGAGAGGGGATGGACGGCGAGCGTCCCCCACACGCCGTCGACCGCGTCGGCGACGAGTAG
- a CDS encoding rhodanese-like domain-containing protein, with product MTRSRRAVLASTGVALGSLAGCLGGSSGSASNLDGYQTISVDGQSVPLAPLSDVHAWYESDRARFADARSQTAYAESHIDGAVWSPARNGQSSDDPVESWDTDTLIVTYCGCPHHLSSMRAASLIDAGYENVVALDDGFWAWQDAGYPVVGGNPDYEPPLRVVEGQTDPAFAGEMAWARHDPSGQREVTPIADDGSYALNVRFAGVADEDPIRLTTPAYELSAPLGELAAGVVSAAGRL from the coding sequence ATGACCCGCTCTCGACGTGCCGTCCTCGCGAGTACCGGCGTCGCGCTCGGTTCGCTCGCCGGTTGCCTCGGCGGCAGTAGTGGTAGCGCCTCCAATCTCGACGGCTACCAGACAATCAGCGTCGACGGACAGTCGGTACCGCTCGCGCCCCTCTCGGACGTTCACGCGTGGTACGAATCCGACCGGGCCCGCTTCGCCGACGCCCGCTCGCAGACGGCGTACGCCGAGTCACACATCGACGGGGCCGTCTGGAGTCCGGCCCGCAACGGCCAGTCGTCCGACGACCCCGTGGAGTCGTGGGACACCGACACGCTCATCGTCACCTACTGTGGCTGTCCGCATCACCTCTCGTCGATGCGGGCCGCGTCGCTCATCGACGCTGGCTACGAGAACGTCGTCGCCCTCGACGACGGCTTCTGGGCGTGGCAGGACGCCGGCTACCCCGTCGTCGGCGGCAACCCCGACTACGAACCGCCGCTTCGCGTCGTCGAGGGCCAGACCGACCCGGCCTTCGCGGGCGAGATGGCGTGGGCGCGTCACGACCCCTCCGGGCAGCGCGAAGTCACGCCCATCGCCGACGACGGGTCGTACGCCCTCAACGTCCGCTTCGCAGGCGTCGCCGACGAGGACCCGATTCGACTCACGACGCCCGCGTACGAACTGTCCGCACCGCTCGGCGAACTCGCTGCCGGCGTCGTCAGCGCGGCGGGCCGACTCTAA
- a CDS encoding DUF5778 family protein — MSSQSDVIDDDLYRRTKSLLEPGDIDLAGAIVHTDLSGQEDLEMQELTVELNEVIAAHAGKGETYIHAGNDDPNFSSNQFQGRTLDGDEFVWECQQLLREGTFDIVFYYEADADQEALVEDINDRGYDVTSVVLDEDDEMSASEV, encoded by the coding sequence ATGAGCAGTCAGTCCGACGTTATCGACGACGACCTCTACCGACGCACGAAATCCCTCCTCGAACCGGGCGACATCGACCTCGCGGGCGCCATCGTCCACACCGACCTCTCCGGGCAGGAGGACCTTGAGATGCAGGAACTGACAGTCGAACTCAACGAGGTCATCGCCGCCCACGCCGGGAAAGGCGAGACGTACATCCACGCCGGCAACGACGACCCCAACTTCTCCTCGAACCAGTTCCAGGGTCGCACCCTCGACGGCGACGAGTTCGTCTGGGAGTGCCAGCAACTCCTCCGCGAGGGTACCTTCGACATCGTGTTCTACTACGAGGCCGACGCCGACCAAGAGGCCCTCGTGGAGGACATCAACGACCGAGGGTACGACGTGACGAGTGTCGTCCTCGACGAGGACGACGAGATGTCCGCGAGCGAAGTTTAG
- a CDS encoding Lrp/AsnC family transcriptional regulator: MDDLDRRILGILRRDSRTPYTEIADQVGTSEGTVRNRVERLVDEGIIERFTVATRTGNVKAMIEVSVAVDVDTADVSGRMAEWNEVDFVWQVSGEADIVMVVDAADTGAVNDLITKARDLDEVQNTKTRLILNEQTG; this comes from the coding sequence ATGGACGATCTGGACCGGCGGATTCTGGGAATCCTCCGGCGAGACTCGCGGACGCCCTACACGGAGATTGCGGACCAAGTCGGGACCTCCGAGGGGACGGTCCGCAACCGGGTCGAACGCCTCGTCGACGAGGGCATCATCGAGCGATTCACCGTCGCCACCCGTACCGGCAACGTGAAGGCGATGATCGAGGTGTCGGTCGCCGTCGACGTGGATACCGCCGACGTGTCGGGGCGGATGGCCGAGTGGAACGAAGTCGACTTCGTGTGGCAAGTCTCGGGCGAGGCGGACATCGTCATGGTCGTCGACGCCGCGGACACGGGCGCGGTGAACGACCTCATCACGAAAGCGCGGGACTTAGACGAGGTGCAAAACACGAAGACCCGACTGATTCTCAACGAGCAGACGGGCTGA
- the carA gene encoding glutamine-hydrolyzing carbamoyl-phosphate synthase small subunit, protein MSDAYLALEDGRVVEARGRAPGRTRGELVFTTAYTGYEESLTDPSYEEQVLTFSYPLIGNYGVRSERFESDRVHPRAAIAREFTEDVVEWLDEEGIPAIDHLDTRELVTSIREEGAMKCGIAVGPDATPEDAKEELAACKGMSEHVDIGAQVSVDEAEVYEGGSAATVALVDCGAKGSIIESLCDRDATVHVLPYDATPEDVEAVDPDVLFISNGPGDPKNFEAAESLVDAYLGDLPIAGICLGQQVVANALGGSTEKMAFGHRGVNQPVRDLDSGRVVMTTQNHGYTVGEPGDRLDVTQVNVNDGTAEGLANDELDVITRQYHPEANPGPHDSLDFFDEVLDMAPDTTVATSD, encoded by the coding sequence ATGTCGGACGCCTACCTTGCCTTGGAGGACGGCCGCGTCGTCGAGGCGCGTGGCCGTGCTCCGGGTCGGACCCGCGGCGAACTGGTCTTTACGACCGCATACACTGGCTACGAGGAGAGTCTGACCGACCCCTCATACGAGGAGCAGGTCCTCACCTTCTCGTACCCCCTCATCGGCAACTACGGCGTCCGATCCGAGCGATTCGAATCCGACCGCGTCCACCCTCGCGCGGCCATCGCCCGCGAGTTCACCGAAGACGTCGTCGAGTGGCTGGACGAGGAGGGCATCCCCGCCATCGACCACCTCGACACGCGAGAACTCGTCACCTCCATCCGCGAGGAAGGGGCGATGAAGTGTGGCATCGCCGTCGGCCCGGACGCCACCCCCGAGGACGCCAAGGAAGAACTCGCCGCCTGCAAGGGCATGAGCGAACACGTCGACATCGGCGCGCAGGTGAGCGTCGACGAAGCCGAAGTCTACGAGGGTGGCTCGGCCGCGACGGTCGCACTCGTCGACTGCGGCGCCAAGGGCTCCATCATCGAGTCCCTGTGTGACCGCGACGCGACGGTGCACGTCCTGCCCTACGACGCGACGCCCGAGGACGTCGAAGCCGTCGACCCCGACGTGCTCTTCATCTCGAACGGCCCCGGCGACCCGAAGAACTTCGAGGCCGCCGAGTCGCTGGTCGACGCCTACCTCGGCGACCTGCCCATCGCCGGCATCTGTCTCGGCCAGCAGGTGGTCGCCAACGCCCTCGGTGGCTCCACCGAGAAGATGGCCTTCGGTCACCGCGGCGTCAACCAACCGGTCCGTGACTTAGACTCCGGGCGCGTCGTCATGACGACCCAGAACCACGGCTACACCGTAGGCGAACCCGGTGACCGCCTCGACGTGACGCAGGTGAACGTCAACGACGGCACCGCGGAGGGCCTCGCCAACGACGAACTCGACGTCATCACGCGCCAGTACCACCCCGAGGCCAACCCCGGTCCCCACGACTCGCTCGACTTCTTCGACGAGGTGCTCGACATGGCGCCGGACACCACCGTCGCCACGTCGGACTGA
- a CDS encoding MFS transporter has product MAIAGATAQLDRPRRAVGTVVFVVFLDLVGFGIVVPILPYYVRSFGVGDVFIGLLAATYSLTQFLAAPALGRASDRWGRRPVITLSLAGSAVAWTVFGLGDPVGDAAGPLAGVAVLFCSRALAGAMGGNIAAAQAYVADVTPRERRAAALGLVGASFSLGFIFGPAIGGALASDTAVRLAAPLPIPATPFSLPAFGAAAMSLVALAVALFALEEPERRRTSGERSSLVSDFVTALRDPDLRGLVLSFFLVSVAFAGIQVMFIPFVADAAAYRFDAAAAALLLTYVGVLGAVNQGLLVGRLADRFGSGRLAVVGAGLLAVALAALPFAPALGGFLPSVSGPAWLTPELVTLLGILAVLSVGNGLLNPSLAALVSSSADASKQGTAFGVTQGAGSLGRTVGPPVAAGLYALAYWSPFVAGAVVVLPVVGLLLERMKGRA; this is encoded by the coding sequence ATGGCAATCGCCGGGGCGACGGCACAGCTCGACCGCCCCCGCCGGGCCGTCGGGACCGTCGTGTTCGTCGTCTTCCTCGATCTGGTGGGCTTCGGCATCGTCGTCCCCATCCTCCCGTACTACGTCCGGAGCTTCGGCGTCGGCGACGTGTTCATCGGCCTGCTGGCCGCGACGTACTCGCTCACGCAGTTCCTCGCGGCGCCCGCGCTCGGCCGCGCCTCGGACCGCTGGGGGCGGCGCCCGGTCATCACGCTCTCGCTGGCCGGGAGCGCCGTCGCGTGGACCGTCTTCGGCCTCGGCGACCCCGTCGGCGACGCGGCGGGACCGCTCGCCGGCGTCGCCGTCCTCTTTTGCTCACGAGCGCTTGCCGGCGCGATGGGCGGGAACATCGCGGCGGCGCAGGCGTACGTCGCGGACGTGACGCCGCGAGAGCGACGCGCCGCGGCGCTCGGCCTCGTCGGCGCCTCGTTCAGCCTCGGGTTCATCTTCGGCCCGGCCATCGGCGGCGCGCTGGCGAGCGACACGGCGGTTCGGCTGGCGGCGCCGCTCCCGATTCCCGCCACGCCCTTTTCGCTCCCCGCGTTCGGCGCGGCGGCGATGAGTCTCGTCGCCCTCGCCGTCGCGCTGTTCGCGCTGGAGGAACCCGAACGACGGCGGACGAGCGGCGAGCGGTCGTCGCTCGTCTCCGACTTCGTCACGGCGCTTCGCGACCCCGACCTCCGGGGCCTCGTCCTCTCCTTTTTCCTCGTCTCCGTCGCGTTCGCGGGGATTCAGGTCATGTTCATCCCCTTTGTCGCCGACGCCGCAGCCTATCGCTTCGACGCCGCCGCCGCGGCGCTCTTGCTCACGTACGTGGGCGTCCTCGGCGCGGTCAATCAAGGACTGCTCGTGGGACGACTGGCCGACCGGTTCGGGTCGGGGCGCCTCGCCGTCGTCGGCGCCGGACTGCTCGCCGTCGCCCTCGCGGCGCTCCCCTTCGCCCCGGCACTGGGTGGCTTCTTGCCCTCGGTCAGTGGCCCGGCGTGGCTCACTCCCGAGCTGGTCACGCTCCTCGGGATTCTCGCCGTGCTCTCGGTCGGGAACGGCCTCCTGAACCCGTCGCTGGCGGCGCTGGTGTCGTCGAGTGCCGACGCGAGCAAACAGGGGACCGCCTTCGGCGTCACGCAGGGCGCGGGGAGTCTGGGCCGGACCGTCGGGCCGCCGGTGGCGGCGGGGCTGTACGCGCTCGCGTACTGGTCGCCCTTCGTCGCCGGCGCCGTGGTCGTCCTGCCAGTCGTCGGGTTGTTGCTCGAACGGATGAAAGGCCGCGCGTAA
- a CDS encoding homoserine kinase, translating into MVTVRAPATSANLGSGFDVFGAALGRPADVVRVEKADRTTIDVTGYGSEFIPEDPDANTVGAVAEALDAPAHIRIDKGIRPSSGLGSSGASAAAAALALNELYDRGLSRRDLVPIAGKGEATVSGEVHLDNVAPALLGGFTVATGRDVTVVDADIPLVACLPEIAISTRDARDVVPAGATMDQLVYTVGRAATLTTGMCRDDPRLVGKGMHDRLVTPARADLISGYNEVREAALAAGATGVTVSGAGPGVLAACYPDDRHDIASAMVGAFSEAGVDARAYQTKIGRGATLYPDD; encoded by the coding sequence ATGGTTACGGTCAGGGCTCCGGCCACGAGTGCGAACCTCGGTAGCGGGTTCGACGTGTTCGGCGCGGCCCTCGGCCGACCGGCGGACGTCGTCCGCGTTGAGAAAGCCGACCGGACGACTATCGACGTGACGGGTTACGGGAGCGAGTTCATCCCCGAAGACCCGGACGCGAACACCGTCGGCGCGGTCGCCGAGGCGCTCGACGCCCCGGCACACATCCGGATCGACAAGGGGATTCGTCCCTCGTCCGGACTCGGGTCGTCCGGTGCCAGCGCCGCCGCTGCGGCGCTCGCACTCAACGAACTCTACGACCGAGGCCTCTCGCGACGCGACCTCGTCCCCATCGCCGGCAAGGGCGAGGCCACCGTCTCCGGCGAGGTCCACCTCGACAACGTCGCGCCCGCACTCCTCGGCGGCTTCACCGTCGCCACGGGGCGGGACGTGACCGTCGTCGACGCGGACATCCCCCTCGTGGCCTGTCTTCCCGAGATAGCAATCTCGACGCGCGACGCCCGCGACGTGGTGCCCGCGGGCGCTACGATGGACCAGTTGGTATACACCGTCGGCCGGGCCGCCACGCTGACGACCGGTATGTGTCGCGACGACCCGCGATTAGTGGGGAAGGGCATGCACGACCGCCTCGTCACGCCCGCCCGGGCCGACCTCATCTCCGGATACAACGAGGTTCGGGAGGCCGCCCTCGCCGCGGGCGCGACGGGCGTCACCGTCTCCGGTGCCGGGCCGGGCGTCCTCGCCGCCTGCTACCCCGACGACCGACACGACATCGCGTCGGCGATGGTCGGCGCCTTCTCCGAGGCGGGCGTCGACGCCAGAGCCTATCAGACGAAAATCGGACGCGGGGCGACGCTGTATCCCGACGACTAA
- the pdxS gene encoding pyridoxal 5'-phosphate synthase lyase subunit PdxS, producing the protein MTDLEELRRGTELVKRGFARMQKGGVIMDVVNAEQARIAEDCGAVAVMSLEAVPADIRKRGGVARMADPAALTEILEEVSIPVMGKARIGHQKEAEILQATGADMIDESEVLTPADDDYHIDKRDFTAPFVCGARNLGEALRRIDEGAAMIRTKGEAGTGDVNQAVTHQRAIKGAIRQLEGMAYEERERWAREHGAPRDLVHETAEMGRLPVVNFAAGGIATPADAALMMHHGCDGIFVGSGIFGAENPEAMGTAIVEAVNNWDDPDRLADIATNVGKGMKGQSNADMADEEKLQGRGV; encoded by the coding sequence ATGACCGACCTCGAAGAGTTGCGGCGCGGCACGGAACTGGTGAAGCGAGGGTTCGCGCGGATGCAGAAAGGCGGCGTCATCATGGACGTCGTCAACGCGGAACAGGCCCGCATCGCGGAGGACTGCGGCGCCGTCGCGGTGATGAGTCTGGAGGCCGTCCCGGCGGACATCCGCAAGCGAGGCGGCGTCGCCCGGATGGCCGACCCCGCGGCCCTCACCGAGATTCTGGAGGAAGTGTCCATCCCCGTCATGGGGAAGGCCCGCATCGGCCACCAGAAGGAAGCCGAGATTCTGCAGGCGACGGGCGCCGACATGATAGACGAGAGCGAGGTACTCACGCCCGCCGACGACGACTACCACATCGACAAGCGCGACTTCACCGCGCCGTTCGTCTGTGGCGCGCGCAACCTCGGCGAGGCGCTCCGCCGCATCGACGAGGGCGCGGCGATGATTCGCACCAAAGGCGAAGCGGGCACCGGCGACGTGAACCAGGCCGTCACCCACCAGCGCGCCATCAAAGGCGCTATCCGACAGCTGGAGGGCATGGCCTACGAGGAGCGCGAGCGCTGGGCCCGCGAGCACGGCGCACCCCGCGACTTGGTCCACGAGACGGCGGAGATGGGTCGCCTGCCGGTCGTCAACTTCGCCGCCGGCGGCATCGCGACGCCCGCGGACGCGGCGCTCATGATGCACCACGGCTGTGACGGCATCTTCGTCGGGTCGGGCATCTTCGGCGCCGAGAACCCCGAAGCGATGGGCACCGCCATCGTCGAGGCGGTCAACAACTGGGACGACCCCGACCGCCTCGCCGATATCGCGACGAACGTCGGCAAGGGGATGAAAGGCCAGTCGAACGCCGACATGGCCGACGAGGAGAAGCTGCAGGGTCGCGGCGTCTGA